In Candida albicans SC5314 chromosome 4, complete sequence, the genomic window TCTCTGCTTTTATCACACTTTCATAACCAACTAGTAGTATTTCTGAAAAGTAGTTGTTGgttatatttaatttactGTATAGAGGTATTGGCTCAATTTTACAAGATCCCTTTTAAAACCAATATTtcataaaacaattttgcgaaaataatttgaattatgaCAACATATATTCATTTCGAAAGATCATATGATTCATATATCGCCTCACACAAACTACATTCCTGTCCACAAGCGTATTGAAATTAACTATCCAACACGAACTTGTATGCTAGCACCTGACGAGAGAATTCTAACTCAACACATAATCAATCCACGTCAACTAATCCCACAAATCTAATGTAAACATATATTTCCCAAAAACCCACCCCTTTGTGATACCAGCAGTCCTATATCCTTAGTCAGGATTATGTTCTGCATGGTATTTTTGTAGATCAggatataaatataaataatgaaGCGTCAAATCAGGAGCAACTTCCATGGCAATATGTAATGCTAACCATGCTGAATGACCTTCTTCAAACAacatttgaagaaatgaaCCTGTAGGGGTCTGTTtatgtttcaaaattttaattacCTTTAAATCTGGCATCTATTCctaaaattaaagaaaacagcaaaaaaaaatgtatgatgaaaaagaacTGGTTGTTGTATCTTGTGAATTGCAAACTTGTGaataatgaaaagaaatggaAAAGACAGATTCAATCTAggataaaaagaaatagataaagtagtagtaatagtacCAATGCAAAATACTTggttatatatataaagatCGTACTGTGAAAGTGTATATACACATATGTATGAATGAGTTGgtatgtttttttttgaagaCTCAGATTCAAATAAGTATCATTATGATGtataatatttgttttttttggttttagtGGTATTGATAATATACTAAACCAGAGAGGCAATTtcattgtttatttgtGAACTATAATTTCTTAAAACAATTCTATGACAAATCTAGTAccaaacaattgaaataaaaaaaaataataatgcaaaaaaatgttATTCAATCGTCAATCTAAAACAATGAGAGGATTAATAGagtaaaaaattatttggtaCCTGAGCTTTTTGCTATCTTTTAGTTGGAATACATAACAATAGGAGAGGCACCGCCATCACCACAAATTGCAACATAAAAGGGGAAAAGGTGGATATAGTGGGTAATACATATGTGGAAAgtcataataataacaataataactttattttcttttaaacccaacaaaaaaaaaatggaacaTAATCTCTCACGCTTTAAATCAACACGTTCTCCTATATgataacaaaaacaaaaacaaaagaaaaaggaatcTCGTAAATTTAAGACCGGTTGTCAATTCAACTACGTCTACTGCCGAAGACCTGCTTTAACtatacaattgatttagaATGTACCTGTAATCAGGAATCCAAAAAATCCCTTCTTCCATATCcaaattgtttgttgtcATTCTTAATTTTGACTTCTAGATTTAATGCAGAAACTGGTATTTGAGAATATAGttgtttttgaatcaattctACAAATATTAGAGATTCTGGGTATTGTGTGGatgattaattttattgtttgttttacAAAGTGCCATTTTGGCCCTAGAcgacaaaaaaacaaacaaccaTACGCGTACACGTatagaaaatgaaaacaatgTGTCACAAATTTTTAATCATATACAATGAAAGCTTGATAATAGAACTCAAACttaatcaaatattgtCTAGTTCTTTGCTactatttgtttttttttagccTGGTATGTATTGGTTATAgctaaaagaaaaagaggtCGAGGAATGTGATAATTTGTTCCTTGTAAACCAAATCACATTCACTCTTATCcgctctttttttttcgcaaccaaatttaatgattcaAGTTTGTAATTCTCTTTTTATACTACAAATAAATACACATTACATCACATTACACAAAAGTACACTATACACTATACACTTTATCTATCACTTTGaccaaattgaattaaaacCATTATATCTAgtagttgttgaaaaaaaaaagaacagaAAGTTAATCACTTGTCTTATTATAGTTGGTGATAAATTAACTTACTAGTCAAATGAACTCAAGAGAAATTGCATGTAAACNNNNNNNNNNTTATTTCCCAAGCTCTTCTTTCCATTGCAAGACCCGACCAAACAGTCACCAGCTTAATCTAATCACCTTTAGGGAAAATATTAGCCTCTTTAAATTTTTGCACGTAATTACGAGTCAATTCTGGTTTGGcatctttcaaatattcATAATTAATGAATCCACCAGTTCCATCACCAAATTCTACTTCAACGTATATTCTACCATCGTCGTATTTTTCATGActaatgattttttgaatgTTGGGTTCAGGGTTTTTAAATAATCCCATAGCTATGTTTGATTTGTAATGGTTTTATAGTATATTTAAATGCGGACGACCGGTTTATGTGATATGATAAACAAATAGGTTATACTTGGAAAtgcaaaaattgaaaacgAATGGCAAGGGTTTGGTATATATGAAGTATAGCTTTGgtttttttggaaaagtATAAATTCCTTACCcttaaaatttaaattttttaaaaaaaacaccaTATGAATCATGTCCACATAAgaatgtatatatatagttgGTACAATTGAGTGGTggggtggtggtggtaatagTGGCtgaatatttcttttttttattattattatgattattaGCAGTTCATGATTAAATTATTCTTATGACtctaaaattaaaattaagaataaagtaaaacaaaaaaaagaaaagaaaaagaaaaggtaAAGATAAAGCTTGGTAGTTATATAACATAATAATGTAGGATTTGACGTGTTTTAAGTAATTAGAATTTKGSMAATTTAGTCTAAAGAAAACATGCCTAGTATAGTTAACAAAGTTaggttaaaaaaaaaggtaaattactacaaaaacaaaccaGAATAGTAAAATAATTGTGATACGTAATAAAAAAGGAGCAAGGAAACTTCTATCCTCTATTGAGTGTGTGTAATTCAACCAACACATAGATATCGAATAAAAAAGGGGAACAAGTTTAAATGAATAGTTTGAAAATCTGAACTCCAATTAAGATAGTACTTATGATGTTCCAAATTCGTTGATATGAATTGTGTTAGTACCATTGATGGCACTTTGTAAAATTCTactattttgaatttttcaaagttcATTTTGTCCAATTCAACTTTTCTTAATTTGATTAAGTCAAACTGGTTTTGTTTGACCTGTCTTCATTGACGTTGTTTGTAGAcgttgttgatgattttattcaatgaGAACTCTGTAATTATCACCAGTTTATTTCctatttttcatatttaaactattatttaatttattctAATACAGTCTGTTTTGTAATACTTAAttaaactttttctttatatgttgatgttgaaagTTTACACtttttaacttcttggtgtaattttttgtagTTCGTGTTCCTTGAatgaatttgttttattgcCTTTCTAATTCCAGATTTTGttatattattacaatACTACTATTTTAATAGTTAgattatattttatcaCTGCTTTTACAGTTTTTATTCTGTATATCCACGGAACCTCAGaatgaattaaaattaaacatcaaactaaaaattgataaattcaaacaatacCTCAGAGTTCACGCCGCCTTGAGGTCATgatttcttgtaatttcTTGTTAAACCTTATACACCTCCTTGTATTGTCGAACAATAGAAAGTAAATGAGTCAAATACACGAAGATAATCCAAAATATGTTTCACAACAATATTACTTCAATTTCACGTAACTGGAAGTTGCACTATCGtatataaaacaaaaattattgatgtCCACtttcaaatgaaaaagttatCAAAAGACTCTTttctactttttttttactttagGCTAGAAGCCTTCCATGGCATTTCATTAACATATACATTTAACCTCTAATTAAAATAGCACTAACAGTACTAATGCTTTCGCAACCACAAAGAAGTTGGCTCCCCAAATCATATCCACACTTAAACCGTTCTAAGGTTCAATGTTACAAATAGAGTATTAGTTTATCCTGCTTTGTCAATTGTAAATGTTTGCAACTATTATTACAAGTGTTGATCAATTCCATCCAATCACAaactataaaaaaaactatgGGCCACGTGACACTAAATACAAATCTTTGTATTTAACCCgaaaaaaattcatctttaacaacaaaaacaaaatactCCTCTAGTTGATGTTTACAGCTATCATCTTGTAACACAGGCAACAGACAATAAGGGGTAAAGAAATAACAACTGATAATGTTAAACCCATGCAGAAACAACCCGATAGTGGCTAAGTCACTTAAATATTCATCTTTAACAAAGTCATCCATACGACCAATTATCACATCATCTACAACCAATCAACAAGCAATACTCAATAGTAGCACAATAACCATTGATAAACCGTTGGTTACTGGATCAGGACCTTTTGTCGAAGTACCGAAATTCAAACCAATTGGAAATCCTGCCAAAATCTTACAGGTGGTTTTACCCCAATCATCGAAATTAAATGTCcgatcaatttcaaattcaataattgcCATTGATAACAGTAGTACGGACCAGGCACCAGATAATGAAGCATTTATTGTGAACAATAAACATTCAGTTATTGATTATCAGGAAATATATAGTAAATGTGATcttaatttgattatacAGGGTAACAATGAGAATAActtcaaattgattgaattgaaaaatcaacagCTGAAAAGCCAAGATGATTGGATAATTCTTCAAgattataatttgattggttGGATTGATAACTTTAAACTaaatattgaatcaattgatttgttaGACAAGTTTTCAAGCTTAAAAGTTAATGGTAATGGGTatgttttaattgatggTGGAAGCAATGAAGTATATGAGTTGGATTTAGATGAAAACGAAGACATGTTGGTCAATTTGAATAGTTTAATTGCCATTAATAaaccatcatcaatatcactTGCGActgatttgaaatatcaAGTGATTCCTTATTTCAATGGTATATATAACCCAATTAGTTCATATGTACGGATcccaaaattttcaattcctAAATATGGAATAACTAGTGAAGTGTTTAATCCAATAAGAAAATCAATCCACACCTTAACTAATAACTATAAGAAATTTGTACAAAACATCAAGACTGAAGCTGATAAGTATCATTGGTTGACCATCATTCGAGCAAACACAActaaaatttatcaatatatttatagtAAATTGTTCTATAATAGTGAAGGGATATTACTAAGAAGAAACCCAATATTTATGAAAATTAAAGGTCCTGCTAAACTAATtatgaataataatgaaacgataaataataataggtTATTTACCttcaaagaaatcaaatcgATCAATTAAATGACATACATGAAGTGATTTTCAATGATAAGGGATGTgaatatttgaaacaatAGATATTAGTAGTCAAAAACTGACTTCATAATAAATCATACTATATAGAGTAATTAATGGACCAAGTAGGATCATAGATTACACCAATTGAAGTAAGACACACACATATTAATAAGATTTACAGTTCATTCACGTGACTGAGGACGTGGCCGGGTCGAGGACCCAGAGTGGGGGTGGGATTAAATCGAACGAgaagcaaaaaaataaaaaataaaaatgagtATCTAAGGCGacccaaaaaataaatgaatcaGTTGTTCCTGCATATACGCGACATACGGGTTAATCTTAGGGCGGGTTGATTCGATTTgatttgtgtgtgtgtgtgtttgGGCGGGTTCCTGTTTTTTTCGTTCCCTTTCCAGAAAGTTTAAATTTAGTAAggaaagagagaaagagagagaaaaaataataatttttgaaccaattttatttttttgaagtaTGTATTGTATAATAAACGATTTTACCAGATagtaaatcaaaattattattattatttattgataagTTTAAACTCGCACACAAATGTCTTATTAAAAttagaacaagaaattttttttttgctcttttctatttgttgttttcttcatcatcaatcatTAATCCAATAGGAATAACAATAAAGACTAAGTCTTTTAGTCAACTGttttatcatcaacaacaataacttCATATTTATACATTAATTTGACTCacagattttttttttgtgtgaAGATCAGGCCCTTCCTTGGTTATATCTTGCCctaaaataatacaaattatattataaatttcgatatcaatttcaaagataagaaaaaacaaacccCTAGCCGTTACAAATGGAGATTTCAAAGATCACTTCACCAGAAGATTGGGAATATTTTGCTAAAGGAGCTGCCAATATTTTGTTCAAGTATACTGGTAATAACGATTATTTGAAGCGCAAATTATTAAGATTAAGATTACtcaaacaagaagaagaatacaTATCCACATGCGAATTATATGACTTTATCGAATTAAGATGTAAAGATTTATTTCctaatcaaattattgatattcaaTTAACTGTTTTGGATTCAAATTTCACTAACAAGTTGAATAGTCAAGGAAATAAGTTGATGTTGAATGAAAGATATGGGTTATTGTTACCTAACATATTGGATGGCGACTATAGAAAGATTTCATTACTGCAAAAATGTCAACTATATTTTAATGACAACGATCAAGACATCAATTCAGtgatttttgaaatcaagCCAAAATGGTTATACGATAATTACACCGATAATTACTGTCGAACTTGTTCTCTAaaccaattgaagaaagttCCAAGACATTTTTGCCCCTTGGATTTATTATATACCGAGACTATTGAACAAGgtttaaatgatttatttgcACCAATCCCGCAAGATATATATgccaaaattgaaaaattgatcccgttaaagaaattgacaaCAATCTATTTCAATAACCCTGACAATGttttccaaaaattgaaacaatatcaaaaaattaataacaaaaatgaTCTAATTAAGAACTTGACATCTTATAGTGATGTATCTCAAAATCTATCTTTAGTAATGACATTAAGAGACGTtggattatttattaaaattgagAAATTCGATAAAAACAACCATATACACACATCACATAACAATATTAAAAACGTTTATCGTATAAATGACAATAAATCCAATGGAACTAAAGATCAAGATCAAGAGATTGGAacaaatgatgaagaagacaatgacgaaaaatttttaatcaCATGTAATATTTatgatttggatttgaaatcaaaaatgaaatataaGCATTGGttaaaagttgaaaatgatttacaagaaatttataataGTTCCAACCCTAATTGGAGATACTGTATCAAATATGATCAAATTCACCATTAATAGATTTGacattttgtttgtttgtttgtttgttcgtttgtttgtttgtttgttcgtttgtttgaaattttcgTATATAGACTTGCATTCTTTATGGcattaatattataaacttgtattttgttttcaagGTTTTCCTCTCTATATATCCTATTAAAGTTGTTCACGTCTGTCATCAAATGACATCATCGATCGACGTGTAAAAgtgagaaaaaaaaaaaagttaataTTTCAGTGTTGCAAACATATTTCAATAGTTCTTTAATTGACTGTTGCACCAATAAACTTCTTACATGTCCCTAACCGGTAATCCTGATACTCTTGAACCATTGATTCAGGGttgatttccaaatttCCTTTAACTTCGTGGATTATGCTACCTTCACCGCCAACAATGGTCAATTTATGAGAATCTATTTGCTTGAAGGATATTCTTGACAATTGCAAAGGTTTATCAAATATGGAATTATAAACATTAGTTCCAGCTTGAATTCCAGTATGAAATGCCCAACCAGctgatttgattgttgacaattcaattaaatctcCAACAGCATAAATATTTGACATATTTGACACTTGTAAATAATCATTGGTTTTAATATTATGATTTGCAGTTATGTGAATGCTTCTTTGTAAATCTAGAGATAAATAATCAAGGTTGTTTTTAAAAGAAGTAGCCCATATGTTTAAGTTTGATTCTATTGTTTTCCCATCAgtagttttcaaattggatGTTTCCCCATTGTTTAGTGAAGTTTTTGAAGTATCTATTCTCGTATTCAAAAACACGTTAATATTAGCCTGTTTTAATGATTGCAAAGTTTTATTCTTGAAAGCATCCAGGATCGGCTCTGGTGGTAAAGTACCATGAGgatgaatcaaattaacAACTTTATTTGGGTAATGTAATTTAATTTCGGCTGCTAATTCTATCCCAACAGCACCACCGCCAATAATACTGATAATTGAACTTTTTTGgatctttttgtttgtgaTCTCCATTTCATTCAAGTATGATTCAAATGTAATGCCTTTTGGGTTGACTGGCCAATTTCTGTTTCTTCCTGTTGCCAAAATTGCATAGTCATAATCAATGCTCGATTCATCGGTATCATTGGTGGTGTAAGTGACTCTGCTACTAGTTAATTTAGTAACTTTCCCTTGAATATAATTCAACATCAAGTTGTTATTGTCGGAGTTTGTATTCTCTTTCAATTGAACCTTTAAATCATTGGAATTGCTAACCACATTATCaaactttaaaaaattacaaaatggAACATATTGTTGACTTGCAAATTCCTTATTAACAATCGATTTTGGTAATCCTAATATATTCAAGAACCCCGATTTTGGTTCAATTAATGTGATAGATATAGACTTGGCAATGGCCCCTGAATTTTTGGTAATTAACAGTTTTAATGTGTTTAAAGCAGCCAATCCAGCGTATGAACCTCCAATGATTACCACTTTTGACGTCATAATTGTtagatattgataaattagatcttcaaaaaaatgaaataatacAACTTTTGCTTATTATTTATACTCCAGAAACGTTACGGATATATATCTGATATACATAGGCATTTGCAATTATGTAAAGAtgcttttttatttggtgCATTATAAAGGGTaggttttttttacaaatttTCGGGAATCGGTCTCGGGATCGGATAGATGCCGATGCtaagtttaatttttcttcactCCGTTCACATAAGCCCCGTCACGTAGTTTTTGACGAATCAGCATTCATTCTAGCATGAATACGGAAATATCGTTGACCTACAATGAACAATGCCCTTTTTGAATGATCACTACACTTTTCCGTTTCCTTTATTGTTTACACAAACTTCCACRCCACTTACATATCTATAGTCGCTCTAATTTTACCTATACAATAATCCTCGTACTCTTGTTTATAATGCTCATTATCTACTTCAACCTCACCAGCTAGCTCACTGATAATCTCGTTGTTACCACCAACAATCACCATCCCGTACGGAATGGCATTCAAGTCCGGGAACGGTTCAACAAATATCCCATTGAATATCAAGTTGCTCAAATTGTTGGCAACTTGTCGGCCCATGTACATGGCCCAGCCCGCAGACTTGATAATGGGTAACTCCACCAAATCACCCAACACGAAAAAATTCTCTATTGTTGTGTTTGTTTCTGCATTGTAAAGCTGCAAGTACTGGTTGATAGATAAGTTTTTGTTGCTTGTCACGTAGTTCTCG contains:
- a CDS encoding uncharacterized protein (Ortholog of C. dubliniensis CD36 : Cd36_43090, C. parapsilosis CDC317 : CPAR2_403340, Candida tenuis NRRL Y-1498 : CANTEDRAFT_94387 and Debaryomyces hansenii CBS767 : DEHA2G17622g) — its product is MLNPCRNNPIVAKSLKYSSLTKSSIRPIITSSTTNQQAILNSSTITIDKPLVTGSGPFVEVPKFKPIGNPAKILQVVLPQSSKLNVRSISNSIIAIDNSSTDQAPDNEAFIVNNKHSVIDYQEIYSKCDLNLIIQGNNENNFKLIELKNQQSKSQDDWIILQDYNLIGWIDNFKLNIESIDLLDKFSSLKVNGNGYVLIDGGSNEVYELDLDENEDMLVNLNSLIAINKPSSISLATDLKYQVIPYFNGIYNPISSYVRIPKFSIPKYGITSEVFNPIRKSIHTLTNNYKKFVQNIKTEADKYHWLTIIRANTTKIYQYIYSKLFYNSEGILLRRNPIFMKIKGPAKLIMNNNETINNNRLFTFKEIKSIN
- a CDS encoding uncharacterized protein (Protein with homology to NADH dehydrogenase; regulated by Sef1p-, Sfu1p-, and Hap43p); protein product: MTSKVVIIGGSYAGLAALNTLKSLITKNSGAIAKSISITLIEPKSGFLNILGLPKSIVNKEFASQQYVPFCNFLKFDNVVSNSNDLKVQLKENTNSDNNNLMLNYIQGKVTKLTSSRVTYTTNDTDESSIDYDYAILATGRNRNWPVNPKGITFESYLNEMEITNKKIQKSSIISIIGGGAVGIELAAEIKLHYPNKVVNLIHPHGTLPPEPISDAFKNKTLQSLKQANINVFLNTRIDTSKTSLNNGETSNLKTTDGKTIESNLNIWATSFKNNLDYLSLDLQRSIHITANHNIKTNDYLQVSNMSNIYAVGDLIELSTIKSAGWAFHTGIQAGTNVYNSIFDKPLQLSRISFKQIDSHKLTIVGGEGSIIHEVKGNLEINPESMVQEYQDYRLGTCKKFIGATVN
- the IPK1 gene encoding inositol pentakisphosphate 2-kinase (Ortholog of S. cerevisiae/S. pombe Ipk1; an inositol pentakisphosphate 2-kinase, a nuclear protein required for synthesis of 1,2,3,4,5,6-hexakisphosphate; Spider biofilm induced) produces the protein MEISKITSPEDWEYFAKGAANILFKYTGNNDYLKRKLLRLRLLKQEEEYISTCELYDFIELRCKDLFPNQIIDIQLTVLDSNFTNKLNSQGNKLMLNERYGLLLPNILDGDYRKISLSQKCQLYFNDNDQDINSVIFEIKPKWLYDNYTDNYCRTCSLNQLKKVPRHFCPLDLLYTETIEQGLNDLFAPIPQDIYAKIEKLIPLKKLTTIYFNNPDNVFQKLKQYQKINNKNDLIKNLTSYSDVSQNLSLVMTLRDVGLFIKIEKFDKNNHIHTSHNNIKNVYRINDNKSNGTKDQDQEIGTNDEEDNDEKFLITCNIYDLDLKSKMKYKHWLKVENDLQEIYNSSNPNWRYCIKYDQIHH